The following coding sequences lie in one Acidobacteriota bacterium genomic window:
- a CDS encoding superoxide dismutase, with protein MPFELPALPFAKDALAPHISAQTFDFHHGKHHKAYVDNANKLIEGTAHAEKSLEELIVAAWTDKNAGLFNNAAQIWNHTFFWNSLKPGGGGVPTGELADRINSAFGSLDGFKDEFKKAATTQFGSGWAWLVLDNGDLKVTKTPNAETPIIHGQTALVTCDVWEHAYYLDFQNRRPDFVQAFLDHLINWDFVAANLG; from the coding sequence ATGCCATTCGAATTGCCTGCATTACCCTTTGCGAAAGATGCATTAGCACCCCATATTTCAGCCCAAACCTTTGATTTTCACCATGGGAAGCACCACAAAGCCTATGTGGACAATGCCAACAAATTGATTGAAGGCACCGCACACGCTGAAAAGTCATTGGAAGAACTGATTGTTGCCGCCTGGACAGACAAGAACGCTGGCCTGTTCAACAATGCCGCCCAAATTTGGAATCACACCTTTTTCTGGAACAGCCTCAAGCCCGGCGGCGGCGGTGTCCCAACCGGCGAACTGGCTGACCGGATCAACTCGGCGTTTGGAAGCCTGGATGGATTCAAAGATGAATTCAAGAAAGCAGCCACCACCCAGTTTGGCAGCGGCTGGGCGTGGCTGGTGCTCGACAACGGCGACCTGAAAGTTACCAAGACGCCAAATGCCGAAACCCCGATTATCCATGGCCAGACCGCACTGGTGACCTGTGACGTTTGGGAACATGCCTACTATCTGGACTTCCAGAACCGCCGTCCGGATTTTGTCCAGGCGTTTTTGGATCACCTGATTAACTGGGATTTTGTGGCCGCCAATTTAGGTTAG